The Halorubrum salinarum genome segment AGGCATGATGGGCGGCGGACAACAGCAGCTTCAGCAGCTCTCGCAGGAGATCCAGGCGCTCGACGAGGAGATCGAGGCGCTCGAGGCCGAGATCGCCGACTACCGCGAGGAGAAGGCGGACATCGACGACGCGATCGAGGCCATCGAGACGCTCGACACGGGCTCGACGGTCCAGGTCCCGCTCGGCGGCGGCGCCTACCTCCGCGCCGAGGTCCAGGATATCGACGAGGTCATCGTCTCGCTCGGCGGTAACTACTCCGCGGAGCAGGAGCAGGACGACGCCATCGACGTCCTCCGCAGCAAGCAGGAGGCGCTCGACGACCGCATCGAGGAGACCGAAGACGAGGTCGCTGAGCTGGAGTCCGAGAGCGACGAGCTCGAACAGCAGGCCCAGCAGATGCAACAGCAGATGCAGCAACAGCAGATGCAGCAGATGCAGCAGGCGCAGGAAGACGACGGGGAGTAAGACGGGGATCCGACCGTGTTCGACGGACTGAAAGACAAGCTCTCCGGCTTCCGCGAGGACGTCGAGGAGTCGACCGAGGCCGAGGAAGCGCCCGCCGACGACGAGGCGGCGACCGCCGAGAGCGACGCCGACGCGGACGAGGCCCGAGCGGCGGCCGTCGGTGACGCGTCCGAAGCGGACGCGAGCGAGACGGACGACGCCGACGCCTCCGACGACGAGCCGAGCACCTTCCAGCGCGCGAAGGCGTTCGCGACGGGCCAGATCATCATCGAGGAGGAGGACTTAGAGGAGCCGCTGTGGAACCTCGAGATGGCCTTACTCGAGAGCGACGTGGAGATGAGCGTCGCCGAACAGATCCTCGACAGC includes the following:
- the pfdA gene encoding prefoldin subunit alpha, which encodes MGGGQQQLQQLSQEIQALDEEIEALEAEIADYREEKADIDDAIEAIETLDTGSTVQVPLGGGAYLRAEVQDIDEVIVSLGGNYSAEQEQDDAIDVLRSKQEALDDRIEETEDEVAELESESDELEQQAQQMQQQMQQQQMQQMQQAQEDDGE